A section of the Spirosoma pollinicola genome encodes:
- a CDS encoding MFS transporter yields the protein MSSPTVPAATVSSPKKWIILGTVMFGTFMSTLDSSIVNIALPTIRRELQAGDSVEWIVLCYLLTTTSTLLIMGKLSDWVGRRQMYIAGFCVFVLGSLLCGLAWNLWSLVAFRVVQGLGASMIYAIGPAIISDAFSSKERGQAMGLMGSVVAAGSSAGPVIGGLLLGKFGWSSIFFVNVPIGLLAIWRAWTILPESPKVTGQRFDLVGAGLFLVGVTTLLTAIEFGPEPRYGWDNPLVIGLLSVGAVLLVAFLFWEMRVSDPMLRLSLFRVRPFTMAILAAFCGFLASGGNLFVIPFFLQQLLKLDPAQAGLVLLAGPLTLSVIAPLGGYLSSRVSTRWLSSFGLLITASGYFAFSFLDTSWTWQDVVWRSSLVSLGFGLFQSPNSSSALNAAPLAQRGIASSMISFMRNLGFVVGIALAAAVWYSTRNRFALANGVHPEETNAQLLGMHYAYLVMASLVLLGAIISFSRGKNSVAP from the coding sequence GTGTCATCACCAACTGTACCAGCGGCTACTGTATCGTCGCCAAAAAAATGGATTATACTGGGTACGGTCATGTTCGGCACGTTCATGTCCACGCTCGATAGTAGTATTGTGAATATTGCCCTGCCAACCATCCGACGGGAATTACAGGCGGGCGATAGTGTCGAATGGATTGTGCTGTGCTACCTGCTCACCACAACCAGTACGTTGCTCATTATGGGTAAACTGTCTGATTGGGTGGGCCGCCGACAGATGTACATCGCGGGTTTTTGCGTCTTCGTGCTTGGCTCATTGCTTTGCGGGCTGGCCTGGAATTTATGGTCGCTGGTCGCTTTTCGCGTCGTTCAGGGGTTAGGTGCCTCAATGATTTATGCCATTGGTCCGGCTATTATAAGCGATGCATTTTCGTCGAAGGAGCGCGGTCAGGCCATGGGACTCATGGGCTCAGTAGTGGCTGCGGGTTCTAGTGCCGGCCCCGTTATTGGCGGGCTGTTACTTGGTAAATTTGGCTGGTCAAGTATCTTTTTTGTAAACGTCCCCATTGGTTTGCTGGCAATCTGGCGAGCCTGGACTATTCTGCCCGAAAGCCCCAAAGTAACAGGTCAACGCTTCGACCTGGTTGGAGCCGGGTTGTTTCTAGTGGGTGTGACAACCTTGCTTACAGCCATCGAATTTGGTCCGGAACCTCGTTACGGTTGGGATAATCCGCTGGTTATTGGGCTGCTTTCTGTTGGGGCCGTGTTGCTGGTCGCTTTTCTCTTCTGGGAAATGCGGGTTAGTGATCCTATGCTGCGACTAAGTCTGTTTCGGGTGCGCCCGTTTACAATGGCTATTCTGGCGGCTTTCTGTGGCTTTCTGGCCTCGGGCGGAAACTTGTTCGTAATTCCGTTCTTTCTGCAGCAACTCCTAAAACTAGATCCGGCTCAGGCTGGCCTCGTTCTGCTGGCTGGTCCGCTGACATTGAGTGTTATAGCTCCCTTAGGCGGCTATCTGTCCAGCCGGGTCAGTACCCGGTGGCTCTCCAGTTTTGGTTTGCTGATTACGGCCAGTGGCTATTTCGCCTTTTCCTTTCTGGATACCAGCTGGACTTGGCAAGATGTAGTGTGGCGGAGTTCGCTGGTCAGTCTGGGTTTCGGTTTGTTTCAGTCGCCAAACAGCAGTAGCGCCCTCAATGCGGCTCCATTGGCCCAGCGGGGTATTGCCAGTAGCATGATTTCCTTTATGCGTAACCTGGGGTTTGTCGTGGGTATAGCCCTGGCAGCCGCCGTTTGGTACAGCACTCGTAACCGGTTTGCATTGGCCAATGGCGTTCACCCCGAAGAAACAAACGCTCAGCTACTGGGCATGCATTACGCCTATCTGGTTATGGCAAGCCTTGTTCTTTTGGGAGCCATTATTTCTTTCTCACGAGGTAAAAACTCGGTAGCCCCATAG
- a CDS encoding acetamidase/formamidase family protein translates to MKTSRRSFLQKTSRNSLALLSTGGLTAQSILDTKTSGINEPASKASVIKPDHVVRSLPENMVWGYFGADVPPAYKVKDGDVVEIQTVNPSGVSRTNPEEFYTKNNLPLDQHAQEVIAILKNVKPEPSGIRGHMLTGPVYIDGAQPGDSLEIRILDLTFPAGFGVNSVWPGGGGIPDEVKTRETFVYRYDAKRKMALLKEGLEIPLKPFMGVMALSPPPDMGRQSSIPPNFFGGNLDIKHLVKGTTLHLPVSVPGGLFTTGDGHGAQGNGEVSGVAIETAINLTVKFIVHKGKALKQPRAETPTHFIAVGLDKDLNKAMKNALSEACAFIKDELGFTFNEALSIASTGVDFEVSQVVDQTLGVHAMIPKSIFTKKKFEYWT, encoded by the coding sequence ATGAAAACATCCCGACGCAGTTTTTTACAAAAAACGAGCCGAAACAGTTTAGCCCTTCTGTCAACAGGCGGTTTAACAGCTCAATCAATTCTTGACACAAAAACGTCCGGCATTAATGAGCCAGCCAGTAAGGCATCGGTCATCAAACCCGATCATGTCGTTCGGTCGTTACCCGAAAATATGGTTTGGGGTTATTTTGGGGCCGATGTACCACCTGCCTATAAGGTAAAAGATGGTGATGTAGTCGAAATTCAAACGGTCAACCCATCGGGCGTGAGCCGGACAAATCCCGAAGAGTTTTATACCAAAAACAACCTGCCGCTCGATCAGCACGCGCAGGAAGTTATTGCGATCCTCAAAAACGTAAAGCCCGAACCATCAGGTATTCGGGGGCATATGCTAACGGGACCCGTTTATATCGACGGCGCACAGCCCGGCGATAGCCTCGAAATTCGCATCCTTGACCTCACGTTTCCTGCCGGTTTTGGCGTTAACAGCGTGTGGCCGGGTGGGGGCGGTATTCCAGATGAAGTAAAGACCCGAGAAACCTTCGTGTATCGTTACGATGCCAAACGTAAAATGGCCTTGCTCAAAGAAGGCCTCGAAATTCCGTTAAAGCCGTTTATGGGTGTTATGGCCCTGTCGCCCCCGCCCGACATGGGTCGACAGAGTTCGATTCCACCTAACTTTTTTGGCGGCAATCTGGACATCAAACATTTGGTAAAAGGCACGACCTTACACCTTCCGGTCTCCGTGCCGGGCGGGTTGTTCACTACCGGTGATGGACACGGTGCGCAGGGCAATGGCGAAGTAAGCGGTGTAGCCATCGAAACGGCCATTAACCTCACGGTTAAATTCATTGTCCATAAAGGCAAAGCACTCAAGCAACCCCGTGCCGAAACGCCCACCCATTTCATTGCCGTCGGGCTTGATAAAGACCTGAATAAAGCCATGAAAAACGCCCTTTCCGAAGCCTGTGCGTTTATAAAAGATGAGTTGGGGTTCACCTTCAATGAAGCCCTTTCCATTGCCAGTACCGGCGTCGATTTTGAGGTTAGCCAGGTTGTAGACCAGACCCTGGGCGTTCATGCCATGATACCCAAGTCAATATTTACGAAGAAGAAATTTGAGTATTGGACCTAA
- a CDS encoding helix-turn-helix domain-containing protein — METTTVDQFYQQLTNSIDTDIRDFLPDGINREIGHFNVFSMVELTKRLQKNPVMPYNRRAYYKISLISGRNRAEYADKVIDIEKNALLFATPKVPYHYLPQDDNQTGHFCIFTDEFLIQSKSGVVLDELPIFKPGGYPVFQLTDEDADDIAYVFKKMEKELASDYVYKYDLLRNYVLELIHYGQKLQPATSLYPLHTASARVSSLFIELLERQFPIESPNQKLGLRTAKDYANRLSVHVNHLNKVLKENTGKTTTDIISSRIVQEAKILLKQTDWNVSEIAYSLGFEEVAHFSNFFRKQTSLSPVAFRA, encoded by the coding sequence ATGGAAACCACAACCGTCGATCAGTTTTATCAGCAGCTTACCAACAGCATTGACACTGATATACGGGATTTTCTTCCCGATGGCATAAACAGGGAGATTGGCCATTTCAATGTGTTCAGCATGGTGGAGCTGACCAAACGACTTCAGAAAAATCCGGTCATGCCCTATAACCGGAGGGCCTACTACAAGATCAGTCTGATTAGTGGTCGAAACCGGGCCGAATACGCCGATAAGGTGATTGACATTGAGAAAAACGCTCTCCTATTTGCTACGCCAAAAGTACCTTACCATTATTTGCCGCAGGACGACAACCAGACCGGGCACTTCTGCATCTTTACCGACGAGTTTTTAATTCAGAGCAAAAGTGGTGTTGTCCTGGATGAGCTTCCAATTTTTAAGCCGGGCGGTTACCCCGTTTTTCAACTCACCGACGAAGATGCCGATGACATTGCCTATGTCTTCAAAAAAATGGAGAAGGAATTGGCCTCCGATTACGTCTACAAGTATGATTTACTGCGTAATTATGTGCTCGAACTAATCCATTACGGGCAGAAACTGCAACCCGCCACCTCGCTTTATCCATTGCATACCGCTTCGGCCCGCGTTTCATCGCTCTTTATTGAGCTATTGGAACGGCAGTTTCCCATTGAATCTCCCAATCAAAAGCTGGGTTTGCGTACGGCAAAAGATTACGCCAACCGGCTGTCTGTCCATGTGAACCATCTTAACAAAGTATTGAAAGAGAACACCGGCAAAACCACCACTGATATCATCAGCAGCCGGATTGTTCAGGAAGCCAAAATCCTGCTGAAACAGACCGACTGGAACGTATCGGAAATTGCTTATAGCCTGGGTTTTGAAGAGGTTGCCCACTTTTCAAACTTTTTCAGAAAGCAAACGTCCCTCTCGCCGGTAGCCTTCCGGGCTTAA
- a CDS encoding SDR family oxidoreductase, protein MENTVIATRTKIALVTGGSRGLGKNMALSLAQKGFDVILTYHSKQEEAQTVVAQIEQMGRKAATLQLNTGDVKSFDAFFSQLTGVLSATFDSDHFDFLINNAGIAGRSSIAETTESVFDELTNIHLKGVFFLTQQSLPLLNDGGRIINISTGLTRFTTPGTAVYASMKGAIETLTMYLAKELGSRGIAVNIVAPGAIETDFGGGTVRDNPGINKHIAEITALGRVGLPDDIGGVVAFLCTEDARWINAQRIEVSGGMNL, encoded by the coding sequence ATGGAAAATACAGTAATAGCAACCCGCACAAAAATTGCACTGGTTACCGGTGGAAGCCGGGGTTTAGGTAAAAACATGGCGCTAAGCCTGGCACAAAAAGGATTTGATGTCATTCTGACCTACCATAGCAAACAGGAAGAAGCACAGACTGTTGTTGCTCAGATTGAACAGATGGGCCGAAAGGCGGCTACCCTCCAACTCAATACCGGCGACGTAAAAAGCTTCGATGCGTTTTTTAGTCAATTAACCGGAGTCCTGTCTGCTACGTTTGACAGCGACCATTTCGACTTCCTAATCAATAATGCCGGCATTGCCGGTCGCTCGTCCATTGCCGAAACAACAGAATCGGTCTTTGACGAGTTAACGAACATTCACCTGAAAGGGGTCTTTTTTCTGACGCAGCAATCCCTGCCGCTGCTCAACGATGGTGGCCGCATTATTAACATCTCAACCGGCCTGACTCGTTTTACCACACCTGGTACGGCGGTTTATGCTTCTATGAAAGGGGCTATCGAAACGTTAACCATGTATCTGGCGAAGGAACTCGGGTCCCGAGGCATTGCCGTCAACATTGTAGCACCGGGAGCTATCGAAACCGATTTTGGCGGAGGCACAGTTCGCGACAATCCAGGCATTAACAAGCATATCGCTGAAATTACGGCCCTTGGGCGAGTTGGCCTTCCTGATGATATTGGCGGTGTTGTCGCCTTTCTATGTACCGAAGATGCCCGTTGGATTAATGCCCAGCGTATCGAAGTGTCAGGCGGCATGAATCTGTAA
- a CDS encoding ArnT family glycosyltransferase encodes MNQKLFYSLVLVVVGALFFIPFLGGVRLFDWDEINFAECAREMMVLGDYLHVHIDFKPFYEKPPLFFWFQSTMMHLFGVNEFSARLPNAVCGVITLVYLYNLGQKLHGHRFGWLWALAYLGSVTPHLYFRSGIIDPFFNLFIFIGLVNLIFASWKRERLGGAMTVPKREWTYILLGGFVLGLAIMTKGPVAYLIVCLVLVIYWMLSHFRWFISPVQFIAFSAAAAVVSLAWYGLDIYLHGPALMQEFLAYNFRLFSTPDAGHVGFPGYHIIILLVGCFPASIFAIRAFGPLFIERNYQREFRKWMLILFWVVLVLFSIVQSKIVHYSSLCYFPLTYFAALTLLQLEERKIQFNNWMRAGLILIGGIYVVAIVAMPILANHMDIVRMYADQDAFSQGNLDAKINWTGWEALPGVWLFVILILAIIWYNLRESVRASLTLFVGMAVFITLTLWFLIGRIEGISQDAAMRFFERAEGQNVYVKTYGYHSYGPYFYTKKPAVTNPNQYNDEWLLRGRIDKDVLFIRKASEEPTLLDSLPDVRKTGAENGFVFYRRTAK; translated from the coding sequence ATGAATCAAAAACTTTTTTATTCGTTGGTGCTGGTCGTTGTTGGGGCCTTATTTTTTATTCCATTTTTGGGGGGCGTTCGATTATTTGACTGGGATGAAATCAACTTTGCGGAATGCGCCCGTGAAATGATGGTACTTGGTGATTATCTGCACGTGCACATAGATTTTAAGCCTTTTTACGAAAAACCTCCGTTATTTTTCTGGTTCCAGTCGACCATGATGCACCTGTTTGGTGTCAATGAATTTTCGGCCCGACTACCCAATGCGGTATGTGGCGTTATCACCCTTGTTTATCTCTACAACCTCGGCCAGAAACTGCACGGTCACCGTTTCGGCTGGCTGTGGGCATTGGCTTATCTGGGGTCTGTAACGCCCCATTTGTACTTTCGATCGGGTATTATCGACCCATTTTTTAATCTGTTTATCTTTATTGGCTTAGTCAACCTGATTTTTGCGTCCTGGAAACGCGAACGGCTGGGCGGTGCCATGACTGTGCCCAAAAGGGAGTGGACCTATATACTGCTTGGCGGCTTTGTACTGGGCCTCGCCATTATGACCAAAGGCCCCGTTGCTTACCTTATTGTGTGTCTGGTTCTGGTCATTTATTGGATGTTAAGTCACTTTCGGTGGTTTATTTCGCCAGTGCAGTTTATTGCCTTCTCGGCAGCCGCTGCCGTTGTGTCATTGGCCTGGTACGGCCTCGATATTTACCTGCATGGACCGGCTCTGATGCAGGAATTTCTGGCCTATAATTTCCGGTTGTTCAGTACACCCGATGCCGGTCACGTTGGCTTTCCCGGTTACCACATCATCATTTTATTAGTGGGCTGTTTCCCGGCGTCAATATTTGCGATTCGGGCATTTGGCCCCCTGTTTATCGAACGGAACTACCAGCGGGAGTTTCGGAAATGGATGCTCATTTTGTTCTGGGTCGTGCTGGTGCTGTTCAGTATCGTCCAGTCTAAAATTGTCCATTATTCGTCGCTCTGTTATTTTCCCCTGACCTACTTTGCTGCCCTGACACTCTTGCAACTGGAGGAACGAAAAATACAGTTTAACAACTGGATGCGGGCGGGCCTGATTCTAATTGGCGGCATCTACGTAGTCGCCATTGTTGCAATGCCCATACTGGCGAATCACATGGACATCGTCAGGATGTATGCCGATCAGGATGCATTTTCGCAGGGGAATCTGGACGCGAAGATCAACTGGACAGGCTGGGAGGCTCTGCCCGGCGTCTGGCTCTTTGTGATATTGATTTTGGCCATTATCTGGTATAATCTGCGCGAATCGGTCCGGGCTTCCCTAACGCTTTTTGTGGGGATGGCTGTCTTTATTACCCTTACTCTCTGGTTTTTAATTGGTCGGATTGAAGGTATATCGCAGGATGCCGCAATGCGTTTTTTCGAGCGGGCCGAAGGGCAGAATGTGTATGTGAAAACCTATGGCTATCACAGCTATGGACCTTATTTTTATACGAAGAAGCCCGCTGTCACGAACCCGAATCAGTATAACGATGAATGGCTCCTGCGTGGTCGGATCGACAAAGATGTGCTGTTTATCCGAAAAGCCAGCGAAGAGCCAACCCTGCTCGATTCGTTACCCGACGTTCGGAAAACGGGTGCCGAAAATGGCTTCGTTTTTTACCGGAGAACGGCAAAATAA